Part of the Panicum virgatum strain AP13 chromosome 4N, P.virgatum_v5, whole genome shotgun sequence genome is shown below.
TGTACTTTCTGCAGAAAGGCCCCGTGAAGATTTGCCAATTAGGCACAGGCTACGTCCGTGAACAgagaaagcaaaaaaaaataaaacgcACCAAAGCCAAAATTATACCGAGCAGTTCTTTGTTATACTTGAGATGTAGAACTGGTCCTTCAAAAATAAACCTTACATAAAATTTCTTAGTTATGTCGACAATCAAGAAATTTTACATAAAGTTATGTCGGCATCTTTTTTTTATGTCGACAATCAAGGTTCATTCTTTTGAATTTTGATACCGAGCAGTGAACAGTGATGAAACTTGATGGCACTGGCACCTTCTACTACCAACCTCGTTTGGATAAGACAACTGGTTTGAACGGGACAAAAAAACAGACAAGGCAGTCTGTACAAATGTGACACTGGCCTCTCTTTTGGTTCGCGCTAAGATATTAGCATGCTAATGAATAATGAATAGTGACATTATAACCactaattatggtgtcaaacaaaattagtttacaaaaccaactccagaatcccgcgctagtgacattgaagaatctaataagatctttgaccgcgcgattagaggatggttattgtagcatcactgtagccaatcatcgattaattaccattattagattcgtcgcgaaaagttacaatCATCactaaaaagattttacaaataaacttcgtttagtacttcatgcatgtaagattttaTTTTCGAGAAACATGCGTGCTAGTTTTGTAGAATGACCAAACAAAGCCAGCTTTTCCGTACCCGAACACCCTTtctcaatcttttttttttgtaattttttttaaaaaaaatgtcacaGCCGCACGCAGTTCAAAGTTTTCATCGTAATCTTTTAACAATAAGTAATTTCTCCAGATGTCAAATGAATACGGAGTAGCTATTGTAAGATAAATTTGTACTAATATTCTTGCACTGAGTCAACATTCTGACATTTTTTAAACGAAGGAAATTTGATTTAGAGATAGAAAATTAGGTTTTGACTCTAGAATTTATAATGATCAGTAGAAACTCTATACTACCCGCAAAAAGAAAAAGTAGAAACTCTATACAATACTGAAAAATCCACTGGTTCCAGACATGGTATTGAGTTAGCTTTGGATACATTTCACAAACTACTCAATATCTTAGCCTAAACACACAAACCTACTAACCATTATTCTTATCTAATCGATCTATGAATATCTTGGGCTCTCATCAAACAAACTCTGCAATTTCTTTTATGACCAATCGAGCTCCTGTCGATGAAAGTTCATCAAATTTTACATTTGCCCAGCTACTCATGAACACATCGCGACATGCAGATTTAGCTAGTAAAAAAATAAGGGAGTACTCACAAAACTGTAGTTTTATGAGAATGTACAACAATGGCTGTTCAAAAAAGAGTGTACAACAATTACTACGTGATTACGAAGGTTTGTGGCTGAGTAAACAACGGTAGGTTATTCGTTCTTTGTAATTTTTTcctcatttaaaaaaaaaagtgaggcaaaaagaaatgaaaagatGATAGCAGTATAAAGAGTGCAAGTAGTAAAAATGACATAATAATTATCCTTCTAAATAGAAGTAAAACGCAAACGTACATCATGACAACTTGACAAACATCATTCTAAAGCAAAAGATGACAGGATGGTCTCCAAACAGTTAAACATTGGACCTACTGACCTTGTTGGATGTTGTTGGACCAATAGATCACCCAAAAAAATGTACTTTTTTGTTGGCACTCGCTTTGCCATAGATGGTATATGTGTACATCAATTTGGATTATTCCCAATTGAACCCAAGTGCTGCATGCATTATCAGCACTCATCACATTGCCTCATGCCCTTGTCAATGTGTAGCCTTCAACCAAAATGCATGGTCAGGGAGCTCCTCCATCATGGTATCTTCTGACACTTGCCCTGATGCAATGCCATTGCAAGAGCTTGGTATGTAGATCAAAATGGTGGCCTCCAGCTGCCAAAGTTGTCACCAGGCAACTGGTAGCCAGCCGCGTTCCCACCAAGATCGTACAGTGACATGCCATGGCCAATGCTGCCGCCACCAGCTTCACCTCCGGTCACCCCTGACGACTGCGATGCCTCCTGCTGTTGTGGTTGTGCTCCGGCCAGTtctgcttcaccttggggctctgtggccgcggccgcctctTCCTCACCCTCCAGCGGCAGCCGCTCGTAGACGGCATTGGCGAACGACGCGGCCATGAGGACCACGGGCCCGGCGGCGATGAGCTGGCCGACGACGTTCCCACCCACGACCTGTccctggccgccggcgaggtacacgctgaggctgctggcccccgggggcgcgggcggcggcagcacggtGCCCGTGAGGGACAGGATCTCGAACTGCCCGCGCAGGGTGGCGACGAGGCTGCCCGGGGGCTCGGCGCCTGGTTGGCGGAGCGCGACGTTGGagacggagccgccgccgctgagcaCGCAGACccctcggccgcggcggcgcgcgtacTCGGAGACGCACTCGACGatgtcggcgccggcggcgacctcgagGACGTGGGAGTGGAGGGCGTTGGGGCTGTCCCGCGTGATGATGATGGGCGGCTTGGGCTTGTTCTTGGACCCCGGCGGCCGCCCGCGCGGCTTCCTCGTCGCCCCgccggacccgccgccgccctccggcgaCACCAGGCCCGACGGCGAGGCGGGATCGACGTTGCCGCTCGGGCTCTTATCGGGCGACGGCGCGGAGCGCTCCATCTTGACgtgggaggagggggagagcggcgactgctgctgctgcagctgctgcgcGCGGAGGAGGTCCAGGTAGTGCGACGCAGccccagcctcgccgccgccgccgccaggatcCATGACGCCCTCACCGCCGCGCTCCCACCACTTGCTCGCCGCCAGCTTCTTGATCTCGCAGGTGCCCGCTCCCAAGATCGTTTCTTGGACTATCTGCTTGACCGATCCCCAAACCTGCGCCATCCGCCATAGACGTCGGACAGGAATTAAGCTCCAATCGGGAACCAAACATTTGCATATTCCAAGCAGATTCCAAGCAGGGAAAAGGGAGGCGATACCGAAATCTAGCGGTGACAAACCAATGGCCGAATcttgagagaagagagagggagggtaCCTTTGGCGAGTGCTCCTCTACCGCCGAGGATTCACTACCTCTACCAGTAGCTAGCAGCAGGAGTGTGGGGGCGCCGAGTTCTAGAGGTCAGAGCGCACGCGCGCATCATGCATCTCTCCCTTGTCCTCGAACCAAATcttggccggcgcggcgcggcgccgcccaAGCAAAAAGCTCTTGGGGACGGTCAAGATTCTGGAGGAAGGAACTGGtggcagcaagagggggtaggTGGGCTCTAGCTGGGGCCAGCGCTGGTGAAAGGcgaagagga
Proteins encoded:
- the LOC120671402 gene encoding AT-hook motif nuclear-localized protein 25-like: MDPGGGGGEAGAASHYLDLLRAQQLQQQQSPLSPSSHVKMERSAPSPDKSPSGNVDPASPSGLVSPEGGGGSGGATRKPRGRPPGSKNKPKPPIIITRDSPNALHSHVLEVAAGADIVECVSEYARRRGRGVCVLSGGGSVSNVALRQPGAEPPGSLVATLRGQFEILSLTGTVLPPPAPPGASSLSVYLAGGQGQVVGGNVVGQLIAAGPVVLMAASFANAVYERLPLEGEEEAAAATEPQGEAELAGAQPQQQEASQSSGVTGGEAGGGSIGHGMSLYDLGGNAAGYQLPGDNFGSWRPPF